The Neodiprion pinetum isolate iyNeoPine1 chromosome 5, iyNeoPine1.2, whole genome shotgun sequence genome segment CAGAGTTCACTTTGTGGTCGGCAAAGCCTGCAAGACGGGGAAGGTATAACAGGCGCATCATCTCGTCTTGTGGCTGTTGCGCCCCCTCGGCGCGATCTCATTAGCTTCTCTTAAGGCTTGCATCCCCTCGTCTCGCCTCGTATATTTGCACTCAAATTATAACCGCAAGGGTGTCTCTCTTCTCCGCGTTCCGCACACATCGAGACACCCGTCTCTGCGAGCTGTCCCTCTGCATGTACGTATTCACATTCATACGCCTTGCGAATCATGAAAATCCGGCAAGGGTTGCGAACAGAGCTTCGAAGCACCCTCTCGACGCGAGGCGCGCTCGTGCACATTTTCATTACCTATttccatatatgtatatacacatcgtatatatgtataagatgTACACCCGTCGCCTGGTAAACTCGAGAAATAGTAACGGAAACAAAGATTCGACAGCTGTGATCAAAATCCGTAGATAATAATCGGAATTTATGAAAGCTATCGGTTTGACGGATTTTCTTTACTCGATAATTCGTAGCTATTGTGGATCTAAAAAAACCAACACAAAATGGATAAACAATTACGAGGATATGATAAAGGAAGCGGCTTTAGACTGACTATGAGCCAGCTCTCGAACTCTCCGTCCTCACGACGCATGTTCCAAGTTCATGAAGAGATAAAAAGAAtgatattcaattcaatttcgaactgtaaattcagattcgtgatttgattaacgattttaaagccCTCGGATATcatattgtatgaaaatatgacgattttttttatttcgaaccaCTACAATGGATTCaccatgaaaaattttcggagCCTGACCTTGGATTTGTTATCGGTAACCCAAGAATCATCTGCCTACCAATTTCTaccaaattcgaaatatttttagatttttttcaaccatattAGATTTCGCAATCTGACTTCATATTCGTGATGAGCCACCCAGCAAACCGGcgagtaccaattttcatcgaaatccaaatgtttttagttttattttacaatttattgaacacgccaaatttaaattttacaaatcttaCCTTAGATCCGTGATTAGCGACCCGAAAAACCTCACGGTGcctattttcattcaaatctatttcaaaaaaatcgatcacatacgtacatacatacacgcgcACACGGACGTTCATTTGAAAATGACTGGGGATGATTCTCTAAATTTGGAAAGCTTTTCCTTTCGGTGTGATTGCAACAACTTCCTTTTGtctctgaaaacagagaaacgggGCGTTAAGAATACAGACAGCTTAACTTATTttgattaatcaattattcgCCAAATCGTGTAGAGATTTTGTTCAACTCTTATCGAGATTGATGACGTTAAAAAGTGGTAAAAGAAACATATATGTTAAACGAACGACGAACATCCGACGATATGATGCTGGAACAAATGGTCGTATAATTTTCTTGCCAATTATGTCGTGACTTGAACGATGTAAGCGCGGGCCTAAACGCCCCGCAAtgtcttgaataaattatgtTCAGACTCGATTTCCACCAACCCGTGGGCGGATGATGGGCCGATGAATGGGGGTACTTATAAATTTAACTCGGGAGGAGAAACGGCGGTTAAGTAGATAGTGGCAGGGGCATTATGGGAGCGTGTTTGTCTGATGTAAAAAGCTTTCTGCACCCACACCGAGTCTACGAGGGTTTAATTATCCATTGACACGGAAGTGTTAATTAATCTTGCGAGTTAAACAGGTATAAATGTATCTTTCTATTACACGTCGATCGTAGAATGGTTCTGATTTACGATTAAACACCAAATTTCGAACCTCGTTTGTTACAGCCTCCGATCAATCGCTCGAAGGGCTGTTATATACGTACGCGCAATGAAACACGCCAAgagattatattttcaaaaactgacaACTCGTCATCCGGCTGCGTAGAGcttaatttatgtatatattgaaATGATGCTGGTACGTGTCACAATATTCAACATGTACACGAGGTATTCCATGCAAGGTCGACGAGAGCTTGTAATctcatcatttttaatttgatcgacattttttcacgTATCTAACGGTATTTCCATAATACCAATCTCTTTTTTGTACGTTCTTTTCATGCGGTCGTTTTTGAgttgtataggtatataaatattgaaatcggTTCTTAGTAACGCActtttcgtgaaattttcaaaagtttaattttctacaTCGGTTCAATTGTatcgtgtattttttcattcgacgaACGATTAAGCCGTCTATTgaattgttataaatttttctagctGAAAACTTTGTCGAGTAATTGGCACGAAATGTTCCGTGTATAATCACGCGACTGAAATACATGAAACATGTTCAATAGTCGTCGATGATTTAAGATTAATTGTAAGCCATGGTGCATGGGGTGGGATTCAAAGCGCGGTGACTTTATTCATGTAGCGAAGACTGCCTGacttttttgaaaagtaaacGAGACGCGTGAGCATCGAGACGACCGATGGAATCTGCTTCTTTGCGTGCATCTTGGCGTTCTGAGGTACGTAGGATTGGAAATCAAGGGCGACCCTCCTGTTGACGAACGTCATTATAGTCAGGAGGTCTCGACTCCTGCCGTTCTTTGCGAGTTCCTTGCAGATCGCCTGGATGAACCAGGAACCGGCGTCTGGGTTGCGCCAGGAGTAGAAACCTGGAAGAAAGTGAAGAGCGGAAGTTTATAAATGGGTAGAGACGAGCAGAGGGCTGAAAAGTGGGTGATTTTTGGCAATTTATGTGtcgacgaaaaattatttaagtTTGATTGGggtttgtttcattcaaaagtATGTATACAAAGCTTTGTTGAGatgttttatttgtttagATATATTTTATCGGGGCAGGGTTGAAATCTCGAATTAGAGATGTTCCGAAAGCTCCGAATTCCGAATTCTTTAGTGGCGAAAGTCAAagcaaagaaatcaaactcgaacgaaacgtcaaattttcgaatggtCGAAACCCTTTCGCTTAAAGATCCGAACGAACAAAATTCGGAGGGGAAGCTATTAAAAAATGCTGACTCTCAATTTGCATTAAGTCGGTCAAGCGGTTTTTGAAGTATCGTCTACATcgcgaaacttgaaaattacgGTTGACGTTATTGTCAATAACAATGTTTCCTATCAATTAATTCCGATAAAATGAGTGTCTAAATAAATCGCAATCCACATCATTTTCAATACAGtaaattccaatcgaatcgatgaatcggTCGTCGAGACgtaaattccaaattttcaaccattaGTTGAAATTCCTCGAGGTAGGAAGAAATTCTCATCTCTACGAAGGAACTTTCCATCGGATCTGTATTTTCAATCCTGTGCACGCGCAACTTCGGTTTCTTGTTTCGGCAGCGATTCCACTGTCGGGATTTAGTCCCTTTTTATACATGGGGTGAGAAATTGTCCGCAAAAAGGCGACGGTCCATGGTTACGCGGATGGAaagatttccctcgcaaattCCCTTCGCATTTACTCGGCTACCTCCTCGCCCGTACGATGATGTCCTCGAAATAAACGAGTCGTATAATTCTGTGATTACGTTTTAACTTTATTTGCCCGCGGCATTGACTCGCCGTCGAGATATCGGACTCGGAGACACCGACGTTGTATTTTACCTCCAATATATATTTCCCGTGGGATAATGAAAACCGTCAATTCTCCCCGCTCCCTGTATACGAACcgattttcgatcattttgaCAGCGTATCTAATGGCCGTTCGCGACTAGCTGGTATAATTTGTCTTTCCTCGAATTCCTTCGCTTCATAggtacgattttttatttttttttactttactaTGCCGACTATGCGCATTTCCTTTCAACGGTTGTATACCAaattgaacataaatttttcacgtagGGAACCAGGTGAAAACGcttgattataattatacagctAAAATTTTGGGTTTAGAAATTTATGATCAAATCGACTGCGGAGGATATATaacgcgtaatttgaaaaaaaaatctcgtttTATCCGCAATCCCTTTGaagctttatttatttatttttatttttttgtcaacctGGTACCTAccgttgaatatttaattttccaacaTTACTCTAATAATAgttcagatttaaaaaaaggaaataaaaatagtattaTTGAATGATCGacgtaaagaagaaaaaaaattgataacgttaaatgcgtgaaaaaaaaaaaatgttttccaaCAAAATAAGCCAATCGCCAATTGAGATCGAACGAATCGActtgattgtttattattttgatgtgacgtgaaatgaaaaaaatagatatcTGCAAGTGTTAGGTTGTAATTTTcgtatttcttctttcatgCTTGCattgaacaaagaaaaatcgtgCCACAACTGAAACGAGTATACATTAATTCCGTAACTACCAAATTTGCGATTATCTCGTGATTGAATTAATAACAGGTATTGATTGTCAACTTACCAGCTTCTGCGAGTCTGGAAAATGATTTACATTCCTATTTCACGCTGTTTTGAAAGCCcagcagaaaaaaataagtaaataaataatagcgAACTAGTTGAAATAGGGGAAAAGAAGAGATCCAATTTGTCGTCACGAaactttcctttttcttttcgaatttGTTAGAGGAGACAATTTCTTTCGGGGAATTGTTTTGCCCCGCGACGAAACTAGGATCGTTCAAAAACTGATTCACCCTCCGTCGTTTAGACTAAAAGTGATAAATCGTCGCTTTACGACTCCCGCTGGACACTGGCTGATAGTTTATGTACTGAGAAAAACTTCGTCTGTTGTAgttgtttcaaaattctggTAAAACGTGTATCGTTATAATAATgactataatattattaaaattacatgaaaatacGGTACAATTACTAACCATTTAGTGTGATTATAGCTGCCAACTGACTTTCATTTTGTACAGAAAACTGTATCATAATTACGAACTACATAGTAACcccaattaaaaaattctctccgtCTAACTTTGAACTGTTGTTGAACAAAATTTGCAGTTTCTTATAAACAACGAACTCAGTCATCCACCCAAAGCTGCAAAATTTAGTCtcatgataaaaatttatctgctcttttgaattttcttctgtttatttttttcgcctCAAGCTGTTTGtttgtcggaaatttttttttctcgtttttctttgaACAATTCTTCATTTGACTGCCGAGTCCTATCGGTTTCAGATATTTCACTCGgctattttcgaaattatcgCGGAAGTTGTCGGACAGACCGACGGAGTTTTCGTATTCACggtgatgaaaagtatcgcgaaaaaagtgtttttccAACTTtgttacaacaatttttttacaactccGCGAATTTGAAACTCTGCCTGATTGGGTAACTTTTGCAGTACACAAGGGGCACTTAGAAGTCATTATGACGGCTTCCGGAAGCGCGTTTTATCATAGGTTAGGTATACGGGATCACGTGAAGACTCGGCAGCTCATTAAACTAACTTCAACTAGAAACAGTTTAATAACGTATCTATAGAACTGGAACTATGGCGGTTTTCAGAACAAGATCTAGATTACTTGGAGTATAACAATTTCGCTGGGCGAATTGAATCGGGAATAAGgttcgataataattaatattcgcTAACTAGTTTACGAGGCTTGAGATTCGTTGAGACAGTCTTTCCATACACGGTGGCTTAAAAATTATGAGGAAGAATCAATTTCATACGAGTTATTAACGTAAATTCTCTGACAATGAGACGAATTAagcgagagaaattttcacggACTCTGTATACgtcgtgataaaaaattatactacagtttttatgaaaaacttgTACAATTGATTgagcaaagaagaaaaaactatGAAGAtcattccaacaatattcattaGATCAAGGAAACGAgaacttattttatttgttttgtgtaaaatatatcATTGCTAGACCGTAACTAATTAATTTTGGTTAATGGATAAAAACGTTTTCCGATTCCTTGACACAATTACAAGAAACAGTTACAAGAATAGATTTAAAACGGTCAAACGAAGCTTATTTTTACATAAAGGCGTGAAAGTTTCGAgatatcaaataaatttttcaagatgtTACTTATCACTTCCGTAAATTTAGCGAATTCTTTCCTCGAGGCaaggttgaaattccgaaaggaCATAACTCCGACGAGTCAGAGtaacgaaagtgaaaaaatgagaaatcttaAAAATCTGGAACATCTAAATTGCGAATGATCAAAGATTTTCAGCtccgtgaatttctggcttggtgaaatttcaccactttgagcTTTCGTCGTTTTGgactttcgatatttttacatttggAATCCCGGTCATTCCGATTTTGAGATTTTCTAATTCACTTGAATTCTCGGAATGTTggatttcgaaactttgctgCTTCTTCAAAGTTCGATTTCTGTACTTCAAGCTGCGCCACCAATAATTCGGATTTTCAACCTCGCCCCCTTTCCTCGGCGATTTAGAGCAGGCGTCAAATTGGCGATTGAACCAGCTCCGCGAGTCAAAGCTCATCGCAAAGTGAACAACGTGTCGTAATCAGGTATGTAGAGTGCGGCGCTGGTCGATTCGATGCGCTGCACGGTTCTCCGTTAGGCATTCGAGCCGACAGAAGCATCCGACCACTCCCAGCCACTCCGCGGATTCTCTCTGCACCCCCTGTTCTCATCTGCAAGATTGGCCTCGATCCGAGTGAGATTCGCGGTTCTAGCCGCCGCAGGCTGCACGAATGATGGACCGAGAAGCTGCGAAAAGCTCACCGAAACCGGAAGCCTGCTGTAACGTCGCCGGCTAAATCGACCCGAGAATCCAGCGGGGATTAAATCGACCTTCACGGTCGGGTTGTTTGCCAAAACGTTGATCCGGGGAAAACGGAAGTACGCGGCAAGGTTTTATATTCGACGAAAATTCGCTTGCGCAATTATCTTACACCAAAATACTGTAGCTGTTGATATATGCTCgttgattgaaaatgatatttcTGCAGTAAATCAGTAATCAATTGATCACCgtatttttcaccgaaaaacTATTAGATTTTACGATATATCGAGCTTCGATACAACGGTGGCTTAAATAATTTCTGTAGAGTGagcgagaaatttcattgcgtTTGAAAAGCGACAAAATTTTCGGATTGTACGTTCAATAATATTCAACGATACgtaaatgtatttaaaaagaaaatatacatcTGTACCATGTAAGAGGCAAAATTTGAATAGCAAATATTTGTTCGAATCTTTGAGAATGGCggtaaaagtttttcatatttaataaCCACGCTATGTTAAATAAGTATTTTCAATATCGACCAGGTTCTTCTTTGATGGGAATTTCATTAAATCTCTCTGTAATTCATAATGGAAAACGTGGCGCTGAGCCAGGCTCGTATTTACAGATTGACaatgagtgaaaaaagaatttgcgAAAGTTAATGAAACGGCGGAATTCAAACTCATTAGTTTAATGACACgcgttgaattttcattcgaaattatttctacGAGCAGTATCACTCGACGTTCAATACGTACTCGTTTCAAATTGTAATGCTTACCATCGTAAGTCGAGTAGGCAACCATGATGTCAGCATACGCAGGTATGCTGTAGCTAGTCGCGCTGTCAGTTTCGTGAATCACTGTGACACCCTGATCGAGTCGATTGCCTCGGCAAGCCTGAAAAAcgcctatatacatataatatgtatatcaaCGAATCGTtggagggggaaaaaattccGCCACCCAACTAACGCGATATGATTTTTGGTAGGTAGAATGATATATACACTGTCCCTCTTTATACCcctgataaataaaatttaaatgtaAAACGTTTTTTCTATAGTCATATATTAAACCGTGTTCCTATCACAATCAGCATGCATGCGGTTTTTTGACCTTTCCTCAGCCCCCAGCAACGAAAAGGGAGAATGAATAAAAGTGgcagagaattaaaaaaacaaaaaataaataaataaaataaaaataaacgagacAATACACCCTTTGTGCGGACCTtgcatgtatacgtgtatgtatgtatgtatatgtcaGCAGACCTCGTGTTTATCCTTAtttatgcatacatgtatattgcatatacgtatatctctATGTTAAACCACAGGCGATATGTAATGAAATGCATAACCTAGGCaagggtagaaaaaaaagtacaccGCAAATAAAGGAGAGAAGCAAAAAAAGGGGGAACAAAAATTCCTGGGACACGCGGCcgcgtttaaaaaaaaaaaaaaacgaaaaaaaaaacttaatctTGTCCCGCCGTTATACTTGCACATAAACGTGACGTAACACACACAACCATGTACAAGTGTGTGTAATATATTTCCGCGCTTTGTGTAATCCGACGCTTATTAAATCCTGCACGCGTTTTAGAGCGATCGATTAATCCCTTCCGTTGTtgctccttttttttttttttttgtttttctgtgcgataaaaaataaaaagcattGTACTCTTAATTCCAGTGAAACGGATTGAATACCCGCTTGAATTAATGTTGTAGGGCAGAAGGAAAAGCAAACGGTTTATCTGATACCCCGCTTCGCTTCTTATACCGTATAATACGTACATATTATTATGATCTATAAAATATCGGATGCAATTTGCATtgagacttttttttagtctgcttttttttacattcaataGAAGTTAATTAACCTCTTCGCGAAGCGGGGAAGAATAATTTAGTAAAACTTGATAAGCGGCTATAATTAATCACGTAACGATCAGTAATCAGATCCAGGCGATTCGTCGTAAAACAGGGTACGGGGTGAAGAAATAATAgattaaaaactgaaaacacATATTGAGCAAAAATTCTTATAGTAATCGTGACTATATTTCGTACCTATGTAATAATTATCGCAAATCATTATGctactattttttaaaaagtgaaaatgatcGCTTTTGTAATATTATCGTCGAAAAAGCTGCTCACGGTGTAAGTTTAAAATGAtgatgcataaaaaaaaaaataaaaaaaaaaaaaaacagcaacagATCTGATAATATTACTGACGCGGTcgatcaaaaaaataatatagttTACTATCCTCGTGCgggtaatatatttatttctgaTAAGTTTCTTGGAAATTTTGAATGTCCTCTCACCTGGATGAAGAAGAGCTTCGGTTTTCCAGCGAGACTGGGACACAAATCACCGGTGAAAGAAGTCCAAAGTCTGTCAACGGAGTAAAGTTCATCGCTCGAATGCAGGAAGCCGGATTCGCCGTGAGACATCGCTGATACAACGAGACAATCGGCGTCGCTGTGATCTTCGGCAGCGACTGAAATTAAAGCAACGGTGCTAATTAATCCGGTGGTTTTCGAGTCCGACGATACTTCATAAACCGGGAAAACGATTACGGTGcactgaatgaaatttttagtcattCCAATCGCACATTTTCTTGAtacaaagtacacactatgGCAAGGAATTCACGGCCTGTTaccttgaataaattgatagcCAGCATgatcattcatttttatacaagtATCAATTCGTccgacaaaagtattttgttgaattaagtaagtatTCTATTCGTTGGATTTGACCGTAGCATTTAGTTGAATCAAACAAATACCGCTTGACTCAAATAATCCTTTGCCTCCGTGTATCCTCGCGACTTTGCCAATTTCGTTTGGCAAATTCCCGCTCACCTTGCGCCAAATGCGAATTCGCAGTTGCAACAATTTCGCAAATCACACGTCTCGCAGCTTCGCTTTACATACACTCGCTTTTTTGCAATTTGTAGATACTTCATCTGCAGCTCGTCAATCTAGCTCGTCATATCCTGAGTGTGTAAATTCATCCGATGGATGAGCTGCGTGAGTTTAAATTGCCAATTATTCACTGACGCGATTCAGGGAGACGACATAAATATTTATGGCGCAAAATTTTTGCCCGATGAGACCTCTTCTCGCGTCTCAAAATTACGTTGAAACGTGAATTCCTATTTTCTGGAATAGAGTAACCGGTGTAAATTTACTGCAGGACACAGGTCATTTCGGTTACTTGGTGAACCGACTGAAGTATTCAGGAGATTGGGATCGACGGAGCAAAGCGACGAAACGTGTGTGGAAAAGGGTGTTAGTTCGAAACAAGTTCTTCGCTTCGTTTCGGGCACTCAGCGAGTCCTAAATATTAATTGGAATTGAAACACGCTTCATCTCAGCGGTGACtacgtttattatttattattttcgaactCGGGAATAAAATTGTGTCAACGATTGTAGCATCTCTGTAGAATATAGTGCAGGTACAGTGACGCATCCTTACCGCGGCCTATGATTTATTCCCACCTATTAATATTCCGTGtcatttcattaattattatttcacggaTTGGTAAACAACGCATTACTACCTCGTTTAACCCTTTGCCTCATTCAACACTCAGCTGACAAACTTATCCGTAGGACGCCTCAAATTAATGCGAGCTGGCTTTGAACATTTATCCATCGAAGTGTTTATCCGTGAtctctttttcattctttttttttttaattgttttcaatttttaaccgCGGGATTTCTCTCGTTTGTTTGAATTGTAGCATAAATTTATCCACTTAATCAAATCATTAGTGCGTGTGGAGGAATGGATGCGATTAAAAACTTTGCCAATTAATTGATAAAAGCTTTGTATGTCACGTCCAGCATGACCCCCTAATGAACATAAATATTACCACTACATACAATAATAAGTGGACACAAGGGTTAAAGACAATCAGAAATTTGCGTGTTGTAAATGCGGTCGGCGTCATAATTCCTCGTCGCGTTTCTCGCCGTGacagtcggtttttttttactttcctttttttttctacttttccaCGTTTCATTAGGTATGCAAATTGTAGAAGGGGTTAAATGGATATTCGAGGTATTTCGGCAGTCTTTTCGCTGTGAAGGATTCAATTTGACTGTTCTGAACGCAAAGCGAGCATCACGTTCCACCTGGATAATTATTCCAACGATTCGCAAGTAATTTATTCCGTTCGCCGTGTTGATGGAACGATCTTGAATTCCTCTCTGTCAAGTCAGTGAGGAGTGAGAATCTGGAGGCGTTACAATTGTGCAAATTAATCGGCCTACCGCGCTCGCTGAATAACTGGGATAAACAGCTTTCAGCAACAATCTTGtaacttgaaaattatctcTTACTACAAATAGTTTCTAGTACTGCAGATCGAGGAGTTCACGACCCCGACTCATTTCGCGAATCGATTGCCGTTGGAACTTCGGACGTTTCGCCAATCGAGAGAAGGTTAAAATATAGTCTTATCAGGAACCTGCCTTTGATCACCGAGAATAGACGATCTCACCAAAGCATTCATGCATATTCATGTACGTGCCTCTGGCACAAACGACGAATCTTGattaacttttttcatttacggGGGAACGGATGAAATAATCGAATTCCGCGCACACGCGTTACAATCTAGACTGTCGCAAGAATCGATGATGTCAGCTCGA includes the following:
- the LOC124219307 gene encoding caspase-1-like, translated to MRRFDRRGLDKIRVCYFIWDEVTGESSRQSHLDKGIPAVEVVMSSSLTVRKNRNQSFNKEKISGSQTEQETATDETDAWLLRRKKNNDDADSVASVASSLESTVVSSKTERDSEVYDMSHPRRGVALIFNHIHFVNMATRTGTIKDCKNLGEALDSLGFEVRVYNDPSFKTISQVLRSVAAEDHSDADCLVVSAMSHGESGFLHSSDELYSVDRLWTSFTGDLCPSLAGKPKLFFIQACRGNRLDQGVTVIHETDSATSYSIPAYADIMVAYSTYDGFYSWRNPDAGSWFIQAICKELAKNGRSRDLLTIMTFVNRRVALDFQSYVPQNAKMHAKKQIPSVVSMLTRLVYFSKKSGSLRYMNKVTAL